The Mangrovibacterium diazotrophicum DNA window TTCTAAAGCCGGAAGATTTTGCCTATCCGGGTTATGGTTTGAATCAATCGGCTTTTGCGATACTCGAGGAAGAAGGCTATAACTTTGCGCGTGCTGGAGGAAGTCGTCCGTACAATCCGCTGACGGATCATCCGCTCTTGCTGCCGAGTTGGGCAACAAATTCCGAAAATAAGGCTGATATTATGGACGCTTTTGCACTGGCAAAAGATGGTCAGATTGTCGTGTTGACCATTCACGGAGTTCCGGATGCAGAGCACCCTTGGGTGACAACGCCGCCGGAGTTGTTCGAGGGATATTTGAAATACCTTTCAGAAAATGATTTTGAAGTGATTGCTATGAGAGACCTTAAAAAGTATATCAATGTTGAAAAGGCGATGAAGACGATCAGTCCCGACTTCTCCAGACCTTTGAAAAATTAATAGAATTTTGGTCCTTCGTTTTGACCGTTTCCAATTATCGCT harbors:
- a CDS encoding polysaccharide deacetylase family protein → MRFLIFLLLLSVTCVQVDARIVRKRIPDKLVVLTFDDATASQYSIVAPLLKKYGFNATFFICEFPPNFGDSTKYMNWRQIKELNDMGFEIANHTRHHEHLDKLHGEKALEVLHYIDNKCDSMGVLKPEDFAYPGYGLNQSAFAILEEEGYNFARAGGSRPYNPLTDHPLLLPSWATNSENKADIMDAFALAKDGQIVVLTIHGVPDAEHPWVTTPPELFEGYLKYLSENDFEVIAMRDLKKYINVEKAMKTISPDFSRPLKN